The following coding sequences are from one Streptomyces sp. NBC_00536 window:
- a CDS encoding LysR family transcriptional regulator — protein MSLRQMEYFLAVVEESSFTRAAEVLYVTQPALSHQVKALERSLGGDLLERMPRGVRLTAMGRAFLPHAQLAVRSAREAERAARAAAGAAGGELHVATVHALAVGLLPGVVARWRALHPGVRLVLREYATTETLEEQLERGAADLAVGPEPKDWTGPLLPAGREEIVLVVPFDDPLAGRAAVRLAELADRDWIRCAMEPRVQGEPFLDRVCGRAGFTPRTAVHTEHTSTAVRMAAAGLGVVAAPAHLVRSAVGEDCVLLPVDPPWHRPLAVFSRQPLTGAARSFADLLADGPG, from the coding sequence ATGAGCCTGCGCCAGATGGAGTACTTCCTCGCCGTCGTGGAGGAGTCCTCCTTCACCCGGGCCGCCGAGGTCCTGTACGTCACCCAGCCCGCCCTGTCCCATCAGGTCAAGGCGTTGGAGCGGTCGCTCGGCGGCGACCTGCTCGAACGGATGCCGCGCGGCGTCCGGCTCACCGCCATGGGCCGGGCCTTCCTGCCCCACGCGCAGCTCGCCGTCCGCAGCGCCCGGGAGGCCGAACGCGCGGCCCGCGCCGCCGCCGGGGCGGCCGGCGGCGAACTGCACGTCGCCACCGTCCACGCGCTGGCCGTCGGACTGCTGCCCGGGGTGGTCGCCCGCTGGCGCGCGCTGCACCCGGGGGTCCGGCTGGTGCTGCGCGAGTACGCCACCACCGAGACCCTGGAGGAGCAGCTGGAGCGCGGCGCGGCGGACCTCGCCGTGGGCCCGGAGCCGAAGGACTGGACCGGCCCGCTGCTCCCGGCGGGCCGGGAGGAGATCGTGCTGGTCGTCCCCTTCGACGACCCGCTCGCCGGGCGCGCCGCGGTCCGCCTCGCCGAACTCGCCGACCGCGACTGGATCCGCTGCGCCATGGAGCCCCGCGTCCAGGGCGAGCCCTTCCTGGACCGGGTGTGCGGCCGGGCCGGTTTCACCCCGCGCACCGCGGTCCACACGGAACACACCTCCACCGCCGTACGGATGGCCGCCGCGGGCCTCGGCGTCGTGGCCGCCCCGGCGCACCTGGTCCGCAGCGCGGTCGGCGAGGACTGCGTCCTGCTCCCGGTCGACCCGCCGTGGCACCGCCCCCTGGCGGTCTTCTCCCGGCAGCCCCTGACCGGCGCGGCCCGCTCCTTCGCCGACCTGCTGGCCGACGGGCCGGGCTAG
- the treY gene encoding malto-oligosyltrehalose synthase: MSQQPATVRPTATYRLQLRPEFPFAAASAAVPYLASLGVSHLHLSPVLEAVPGSSHGYDVVDHTRVRAELGGEEGLRALARTARAHGLGLVLDIVPNHMAVPAPLNLNRPLWEVLREGPGSPYARWFDIDWEVNGGQLLLPVLGEPLDPATVRVADGLLCAGEHRFPLRAGTEGLAPPALLAAQWYRPAHWREARTGLNYRRFFTISELIGVRVEDPEVFAATHAKLLELVADGVAEGLRIDHVDGLADPAGYLRRLRAAAGPGVWIVVEKILARGERLPDDWPVAGTTGYDALRQMDGVLTCGAGAAELAARYRRATGLPDWPATAAAATREVLTGDLAAELAALERRAGPGLEAAVRELLVACPVYRTYPGRADLPGLVDPPQSAAAPEAVKSVRELLLSDPGFAARFAQTSAALRAKSLEDRAFYRYAPLLSATEVGGDPGSPAVDPEEFHAYCTHLERDWPGTGTVLSTHDTKRSADVRARIAVLSQRPELMPLLAGAPDPQQAWVAFQSALGLGEVPERTERLAAALLKAAKEAALHTSWTEPDPAYEATLAGHLPGPGALPDVSGPAGDGILAMTALHLTMPGVPEVYQGGEEEYRALVDPDNRRPASFPGPPQTGTGAAKRALTTTLLRLRRERPELFTGYAPLSAEGPAAEHCLAYTRSPDLLVAVTRLPHLLGVAGGWRGTLLPLPPGTWTPALTPGGGPLSGVVPLRDLLSAGPVTVLLRGAP, from the coding sequence ATGAGCCAGCAGCCCGCCACCGTGCGCCCGACCGCCACCTACCGACTCCAGCTGCGCCCGGAATTCCCTTTCGCCGCGGCTTCGGCCGCCGTCCCCTACCTCGCCTCGCTCGGGGTCTCCCACCTGCACCTGTCCCCGGTGCTGGAGGCGGTGCCCGGGTCCTCCCACGGCTACGACGTGGTCGACCACACCCGGGTCCGGGCGGAGCTGGGCGGTGAGGAGGGCCTGCGCGCGCTCGCCCGCACGGCCCGCGCGCACGGCCTCGGCCTGGTCCTGGACATCGTCCCGAACCACATGGCCGTCCCGGCGCCCTTAAACCTCAACCGGCCGCTGTGGGAGGTGCTCCGGGAAGGGCCCGGGTCGCCGTACGCGCGCTGGTTCGACATCGACTGGGAGGTGAACGGCGGGCAGCTGCTGCTGCCGGTGCTGGGCGAGCCGCTGGACCCGGCCACCGTCCGGGTGGCGGACGGCCTGCTGTGCGCCGGGGAGCACCGCTTCCCGCTCCGGGCGGGTACGGAGGGGCTGGCGCCGCCCGCGCTGCTCGCGGCCCAGTGGTACCGCCCGGCGCACTGGCGGGAGGCCCGCACCGGGCTCAACTACCGGCGGTTCTTCACCATTTCCGAGCTGATCGGGGTGCGCGTGGAGGACCCCGAGGTGTTCGCCGCCACCCATGCCAAGCTCCTGGAGCTGGTCGCCGACGGGGTCGCCGAGGGGCTGCGGATCGACCACGTGGACGGGCTCGCGGACCCGGCCGGATACCTGCGGCGGCTACGGGCCGCGGCCGGGCCCGGGGTGTGGATCGTGGTGGAGAAGATCCTGGCCCGCGGGGAACGGCTGCCGGACGACTGGCCGGTGGCGGGCACCACCGGCTACGACGCGCTGCGCCAGATGGACGGGGTCCTGACCTGCGGCGCGGGCGCCGCCGAACTCGCCGCCCGCTACCGGCGCGCCACCGGCCTGCCCGACTGGCCCGCGACGGCCGCCGCCGCCACCCGCGAGGTGCTGACCGGGGACCTGGCGGCCGAGCTGGCCGCCCTGGAGCGGCGGGCCGGGCCCGGCCTGGAGGCGGCCGTACGGGAACTCCTCGTCGCCTGCCCGGTCTACCGGACCTACCCGGGCCGCGCGGACCTGCCCGGTCTCGTCGACCCGCCTCAGTCCGCGGCCGCGCCCGAGGCGGTCAAGTCCGTGCGCGAACTGCTCCTGTCCGACCCGGGGTTCGCGGCCCGGTTCGCCCAGACCTCGGCGGCGCTGCGCGCCAAATCCCTGGAGGACCGGGCCTTCTACCGCTACGCGCCGCTACTGTCGGCGACCGAGGTGGGCGGGGACCCCGGCAGTCCGGCGGTGGACCCGGAGGAGTTCCACGCGTACTGCACCCACCTGGAACGGGACTGGCCCGGCACCGGCACGGTCCTGTCCACGCACGACACCAAGCGCAGCGCGGACGTCCGGGCCCGGATCGCGGTGCTCTCGCAGCGCCCGGAGCTGATGCCGCTGCTCGCCGGGGCCCCGGACCCGCAGCAGGCGTGGGTGGCCTTCCAGAGCGCCCTGGGCCTGGGCGAGGTGCCCGAGCGGACGGAGCGGCTGGCCGCGGCCCTGCTCAAGGCCGCCAAGGAGGCCGCGCTGCACACCAGCTGGACGGAACCGGACCCCGCCTACGAGGCCACCCTCGCGGGACACCTCCCCGGCCCCGGAGCCCTGCCCGACGTCTCCGGGCCGGCCGGGGACGGCATCCTGGCGATGACCGCGCTGCACCTGACCATGCCGGGCGTACCGGAGGTCTACCAGGGCGGCGAGGAGGAGTACCGGGCCCTGGTGGACCCGGACAACCGGCGCCCTGCCTCCTTCCCCGGCCCCCCGCAGACCGGCACCGGCGCGGCGAAGCGGGCCCTGACGACCACCCTGCTGCGGCTGCGCCGGGAGCGCCCCGAGCTGTTCACGGGCTACGCCCCCCTCTCCGCCGAGGGCCCGGCGGCCGAGCACTGCCTGGCGTACACCCGTTCCCCGGACCTGCTGGTCGCGGTCACCCGGCTGCCGCACCTGCTCGGCGTCGCGGGCGGCTGGCGCGGCACCCTGCTGCCGCTCCCGCCGGGCACCTGGACCCCGGCCCTGACCCCCGGCGGCGGACCCCTGAGCGGCGTGGTCCCCCTCCGGGACCTCCTGTCGGCGGGCCCGGTGACGGTCCTGCTCCGGGGTGCCCCCTAG
- a CDS encoding MFS transporter: MSQFGSVLLVVQTSGSLATAGIVGGALSAGQVVCGPLLGRLADRHGQRPVVLAAAAVNALATGALVAGALAGLDTVPLAAIGAVTGASIPLIGPLARTRSVALAHRAGADESVIGAVHSLEGTLDEVSFVFGPALVGLAVLVAHPAVALVGAAVLVVAFGSAYALHPTAAVTAGSPAPARAAKAGRPRHPRIVYAVRGSLALQGAMFGACQAGIASLTERLGAPGQAGIVYAAMGVVSAVVGLSLGALPARFGLRLRWRVATAAALVLSAPLLAVDSLWSLYAVVTVLGAAYAPHLITAFALTERAVAPGRLAESMAFAASSLVAGQAAALAVSGRLAEWYGPAGAFAVAVGAAALCLAIALLSRVPAARTHPAGAAAAPAAPAAPRGSYAGR, translated from the coding sequence ATGTCCCAGTTCGGGAGCGTCCTGCTGGTCGTCCAGACCAGCGGCTCCCTCGCCACCGCGGGCATCGTCGGCGGCGCGCTCTCCGCGGGCCAGGTGGTGTGCGGCCCGCTGCTGGGCCGCCTCGCCGACCGCCACGGCCAGCGGCCCGTCGTCCTGGCCGCGGCCGCCGTCAACGCCCTCGCCACCGGCGCGCTGGTCGCCGGAGCCCTCGCAGGCCTCGATACGGTCCCGCTCGCCGCGATCGGAGCCGTCACCGGGGCCTCCATACCCCTGATCGGCCCGCTCGCCCGGACCCGCTCGGTCGCCCTCGCGCACCGCGCCGGGGCCGACGAGAGCGTGATCGGGGCCGTCCACTCCCTCGAAGGCACCCTGGACGAGGTGTCGTTCGTCTTCGGCCCGGCCCTCGTCGGGCTCGCCGTCCTCGTCGCGCACCCGGCGGTGGCCCTCGTGGGCGCCGCCGTCCTCGTCGTCGCCTTCGGCAGCGCCTACGCCCTGCACCCGACCGCCGCCGTCACGGCCGGATCGCCCGCGCCCGCCCGCGCCGCGAAGGCCGGCCGCCCCCGCCACCCCCGGATCGTGTACGCCGTCCGGGGCTCGCTCGCGCTCCAGGGCGCCATGTTCGGCGCCTGCCAGGCGGGGATCGCCTCGCTGACCGAGCGCCTCGGCGCCCCCGGCCAGGCCGGGATCGTGTACGCCGCGATGGGCGTGGTCAGCGCGGTCGTCGGCCTCTCGCTGGGCGCGCTGCCCGCCCGGTTCGGGCTGCGGCTGCGCTGGCGGGTGGCCACCGCGGCCGCCCTCGTGCTGTCCGCCCCGCTCCTGGCCGTCGACAGCCTCTGGAGCCTGTACGCCGTCGTCACCGTCCTCGGCGCGGCCTACGCACCCCACCTGATCACAGCCTTCGCCCTGACCGAGCGCGCGGTGGCGCCCGGCCGGCTCGCCGAGTCGATGGCCTTCGCCGCCAGCTCGCTGGTCGCCGGACAGGCCGCCGCCCTCGCCGTCTCCGGGCGGCTCGCCGAGTGGTACGGGCCCGCCGGAGCCTTCGCGGTCGCCGTGGGCGCGGCCGCGCTGTGCCTGGCCATCGCCCTCCTCTCCCGGGTGCCCGCCGCCCGTACCCACCCGGCCGGGGCGGCCGCCGCGCCCGCCGCGCCCGCCGCCCCGCGCGGGTCCTACGCCGGGCGCTGA
- the glgX gene encoding glycogen debranching protein GlgX yields the protein MQVWPGQAYPLGATYDGAGTNFAVYSEAARRIELCLLHDDGSETAVELRETDAFVRHAYLPGVMPGQRYGFRVHGPYEPERGQRCNPAKLLLDPYARAISGSVDWGEQVYGYHFGRPDSRNDLDSAPRTMTSVVVNPYFDWANDRPPRTEYHHTVLYEAHVKGLTMRHPDLPEELRGTYAALAHPAVIGHLTKLGVTALELMPVHQSVNDHRLFNDGLSNYWGYNTIGFFAPHNGYASGDRGQQVLEFKSAVRALHEAGIEVILDVVYNHTAEGNHLGPTLSFRGLDNASYYRLGEDARYYTDTTGTGNSLLMRSPHVLQLIMDSLRYWVTEMHVDGFRFDLAATLARQFHEVDRLSSFFDLVQQDPVVSQVKLIAEPWDLGEGGYQVGNFPPLWTEWNGKYRDTVRDLWRGQPRTLAEFAGRLTGSSDLYQDDGRRPLASINFATCHDGFTLHDLVSYNDKHNEANREGNRDGESHNRSWNCGAEGPTEDPEVLELRARQMRNFVATLMLSQGVPMLSHGDEFARSQGGNNNAYCQDNELSWVTWPEPGKPAPGLLEFTRQMVWLRRDHPVFRRRRFFHGRPVEGTDDELSDIAWFTPHGEPMRARDWQAQHARALTVFLNGEAISEPGTRGERITDDSFLLMFNAGADPQDFAVPAGHGARWRLVVDTARADVLPPGTGPQYGAGDRVALTGRSLVVLQRPA from the coding sequence ATGCAGGTCTGGCCAGGACAGGCGTATCCCCTGGGTGCCACCTATGACGGGGCGGGCACCAATTTCGCGGTCTATTCCGAGGCCGCACGGCGCATCGAGCTGTGCCTGCTCCACGACGACGGCTCGGAGACGGCCGTCGAACTGCGCGAGACGGACGCCTTCGTCCGGCACGCCTATCTGCCCGGGGTGATGCCGGGGCAGCGCTACGGCTTCCGGGTGCACGGCCCGTACGAGCCCGAGCGCGGGCAGCGCTGCAACCCGGCCAAGCTGCTGCTGGACCCGTACGCGCGGGCCATCAGCGGCTCGGTCGACTGGGGCGAGCAGGTGTACGGCTACCACTTCGGGCGGCCCGATTCGCGCAACGACCTGGACTCCGCGCCGCGCACGATGACCTCGGTCGTGGTGAACCCGTACTTCGACTGGGCCAACGACCGGCCGCCGCGGACCGAGTACCACCACACGGTGCTGTACGAGGCCCACGTCAAGGGACTGACCATGCGTCATCCCGATCTCCCCGAGGAACTGCGCGGGACGTACGCCGCCCTCGCCCACCCGGCGGTCATCGGGCACCTGACCAAGCTGGGGGTGACGGCGCTGGAGCTGATGCCGGTGCACCAGTCGGTCAACGACCACCGGCTGTTCAACGACGGGCTCAGCAATTACTGGGGCTACAACACCATCGGGTTCTTCGCCCCGCACAACGGCTACGCCTCCGGGGACCGGGGCCAGCAGGTGCTGGAGTTCAAGTCGGCGGTGCGGGCCCTGCACGAGGCGGGCATCGAGGTGATCCTCGACGTGGTCTACAACCACACCGCCGAGGGCAACCACCTGGGGCCGACCCTGTCCTTCCGGGGCCTGGACAACGCGTCCTACTACCGGCTCGGGGAGGACGCCCGCTACTACACGGACACCACCGGCACCGGGAACTCGCTGCTCATGCGGTCCCCGCACGTCCTCCAGCTGATCATGGACTCGCTGCGCTACTGGGTCACCGAGATGCATGTGGACGGGTTCCGCTTCGACCTGGCGGCGACCCTGGCCCGCCAGTTCCACGAGGTGGACCGGCTCTCCTCGTTCTTCGACCTGGTCCAGCAGGACCCGGTGGTCAGCCAGGTGAAGCTGATCGCCGAGCCCTGGGACCTGGGCGAGGGCGGCTACCAGGTGGGCAACTTCCCGCCGCTGTGGACCGAGTGGAACGGCAAGTACCGCGACACCGTCCGGGACCTGTGGCGCGGCCAGCCGCGCACGCTCGCCGAGTTCGCGGGGCGGCTCACCGGCTCCTCCGACCTCTACCAGGACGACGGCCGCCGCCCGCTCGCCTCGATCAACTTCGCCACCTGTCACGACGGTTTCACCCTGCACGACCTGGTCTCCTACAACGACAAGCACAACGAGGCCAACCGGGAGGGCAACCGGGACGGCGAGAGCCACAACCGGTCCTGGAACTGCGGGGCCGAGGGGCCCACGGAGGATCCCGAGGTGCTGGAGCTGCGCGCCCGCCAGATGCGCAACTTCGTGGCCACGCTGATGCTGTCGCAGGGCGTGCCGATGCTGAGCCACGGCGACGAGTTCGCCCGCAGCCAGGGCGGCAACAACAACGCCTACTGCCAGGACAACGAGCTGTCCTGGGTGACCTGGCCGGAGCCGGGCAAACCGGCGCCCGGGCTGCTGGAGTTCACCCGGCAGATGGTGTGGCTGCGGCGCGACCACCCGGTGTTCCGGCGGCGCCGGTTCTTCCACGGGCGGCCGGTCGAGGGGACCGACGACGAGCTGTCGGACATCGCCTGGTTCACCCCGCACGGCGAGCCGATGCGGGCGCGCGACTGGCAGGCCCAGCACGCGAGGGCGCTGACGGTGTTCCTGAACGGGGAGGCGATCTCCGAGCCGGGGACCCGCGGCGAGCGGATCACCGACGACTCGTTCCTGCTGATGTTCAACGCGGGCGCGGACCCGCAGGACTTCGCGGTCCCGGCGGGGCACGGCGCGCGCTGGCGCCTGGTCGTGGACACGGCGCGGGCGGACGTACTGCCACCCGGCACCGGGCCCCAGTACGGGGCCGGTGACCGGGTGGCGCTGACGGGACGGAGTCTGGTGGTGCTTCAGCGCCCGGCGTAG
- a CDS encoding SAV2148 family HEPN domain-containing protein, translating into MSSGGLELPPGDSGHEGGPADAPGGVPGGAAAGAVSLAGPAETGSAGSARTGAELDWGADAWSEVRTRAQRAGRAYIWLNLIEQRLRAVVGAVLRPIYEPVHGQDDWVVAAAGPAGQEWVQRAVAVREVSRRKGYLLDSADDNVLSFLTLPQLRELMVQHWPCFEPYFDDRREIEQALDELEVTRNVVSRNRALSRPVLEQAERASARLLDVLGGGAGSPSADRLPIDAVEDLVGDRYADVISVHPDRVRLQRQLPAEDLFGGARRLDAIGIGLNLLVQNYSGRRLVRLTEAGCRVRLLFLNPASSAVKRRERELGLRKGELSRSVEMNILHVRRVRAGLRDPSRFEIHVFDETPRFTAYLVEGESSGIAVVQSYLRRARGMEAPVLVLRGGGRGVPRDADHGLFTTYREEFESVWEDSRPVS; encoded by the coding sequence GTGAGCTCGGGAGGTCTGGAGCTTCCCCCTGGTGACAGCGGTCACGAGGGCGGTCCGGCGGACGCTCCGGGGGGTGTACCCGGCGGCGCGGCGGCCGGGGCGGTCTCCCTGGCGGGTCCGGCGGAGACCGGAAGTGCGGGGAGTGCCCGGACCGGGGCCGAGCTGGACTGGGGCGCGGACGCGTGGAGCGAGGTCCGCACCCGGGCCCAGCGCGCGGGCCGGGCCTACATTTGGCTCAACCTGATCGAACAGCGGCTGCGGGCCGTGGTCGGGGCGGTGCTCCGGCCGATCTACGAACCCGTGCACGGCCAGGACGACTGGGTGGTCGCGGCCGCCGGGCCGGCCGGGCAGGAGTGGGTGCAGCGCGCCGTCGCCGTCCGCGAGGTCAGCCGCCGCAAGGGCTACCTGCTCGACTCGGCCGACGACAACGTGCTGAGCTTCCTGACCCTGCCGCAGCTGCGGGAGCTGATGGTCCAGCACTGGCCCTGCTTCGAGCCGTACTTCGACGACCGGCGCGAGATCGAGCAGGCCCTCGACGAGCTGGAGGTCACGCGCAACGTGGTCTCCCGCAACCGGGCCCTGTCCCGCCCGGTGCTCGAACAGGCCGAACGGGCCTCGGCGCGCCTGCTCGACGTCCTCGGCGGCGGCGCGGGCAGCCCGTCGGCCGACCGGCTGCCGATCGACGCCGTCGAGGACCTGGTCGGCGACCGGTACGCCGACGTCATCTCCGTCCACCCCGACCGGGTGCGGCTCCAGCGCCAGCTCCCGGCCGAGGACCTGTTCGGCGGGGCCCGCCGCCTCGACGCCATCGGGATAGGCCTGAACCTGCTCGTCCAGAACTACTCGGGCCGAAGACTCGTCCGGCTCACCGAGGCGGGCTGCCGGGTGCGGCTGCTCTTCCTCAACCCGGCGAGCAGCGCCGTCAAGCGGCGCGAGCGCGAGCTGGGGCTGCGCAAGGGGGAACTGAGCCGCTCGGTGGAGATGAACATCCTCCACGTGCGACGGGTCCGGGCGGGGCTTCGGGACCCCTCCCGCTTCGAGATCCACGTCTTCGACGAGACCCCGCGCTTCACGGCCTACCTGGTGGAGGGCGAATCCTCGGGCATCGCGGTCGTCCAGTCCTACCTGCGCCGGGCGCGCGGGATGGAGGCCCCGGTCCTGGTGCTGCGCGGCGGCGGCCGGGGGGTGCCGCGCGACGCGGACCACGGGCTGTTCACGACCTACCGGGAGGAATTCGAGTCGGTGTGGGAGGACTCCCGGCCGGTGTCGTGA
- a CDS encoding 3'-5' exonuclease codes for MGDWHGGVLIGFDLETTGTEPGASRIVTAALIEVRAGTVHGRRGWLADPGIPIPEEASAIHGISTEHAVREGRPAREVADEVAAALVEHWERGAVVVAYNAAFDLTMLSAELARYGLPSLAERLGGPETGPVVDPLTIDRAVDRYRRGKRTLEAVCGVYGVTLEDAHDAGADALAAVQVARAIAARHPEVAALAPGELHTRQGTWHARWARDFEAYLRREGTPDAVIDTAWPLRALIPAGG; via the coding sequence ATGGGGGACTGGCACGGCGGTGTGCTGATCGGATTCGACCTGGAGACGACCGGCACGGAGCCGGGGGCTTCGCGGATCGTGACGGCGGCGCTGATCGAGGTGCGCGCCGGGACGGTGCACGGGCGGCGCGGCTGGCTCGCGGACCCGGGCATACCGATCCCGGAGGAGGCCTCGGCGATCCACGGGATCAGCACCGAGCACGCGGTCCGCGAGGGCCGCCCGGCGCGGGAGGTCGCCGATGAGGTCGCGGCGGCACTGGTGGAGCACTGGGAGCGGGGCGCGGTGGTCGTCGCCTACAACGCGGCCTTCGACCTGACCATGCTCTCGGCCGAACTCGCCCGGTACGGGCTGCCCTCCCTGGCCGAGCGGCTGGGCGGACCGGAGACCGGGCCGGTGGTGGACCCGCTGACCATCGACCGGGCCGTGGACCGCTACCGGCGCGGAAAGCGGACCCTGGAAGCGGTGTGCGGGGTGTACGGGGTCACCCTGGAGGACGCCCACGACGCGGGCGCGGACGCGCTGGCCGCGGTGCAGGTGGCCCGGGCGATAGCGGCCCGCCACCCCGAGGTGGCCGCCCTGGCCCCGGGCGAACTGCACACCCGGCAGGGCACCTGGCACGCGCGCTGGGCCCGGGACTTCGAGGCCTACCTGCGCCGCGAGGGCACCCCGGACGCGGTGATCGACACGGCGTGGCCGCTGCGGGCACTGATACCGGCCGGGGGCTGA